AATCGCCCCACAGGTAATTCTGCGGGTTGAGGTACTGCTGCATCCCGACCGCCAGGGTGTAGCTGTCTACATCACGCAGCAACAGTGAGGCAACCGGTACTTCGGTGATAGCGGCAATGAACGACAGAATGAAGACCACCGCCAGAATCGGCACCGACAGCGGCAACAGCACCAGGCGGAACGCCTGCCACGGGGTTGCGCCATCCAGTGCGGCCGCTTCTTCCAGCGAGCCGTCGATGGTTTCGAAATAGCCCTTGATGGTCCACACATGCAGCGCGATACCGCCAAGATAGGCGAAGATCACCCCGCCGTGGGTGTTCAGACCGATAAACGGAATGTACTGGCCGAGGCGATCAAACAACGCGTACAACGCGACCAGCGACAGGACCGCCGGGAACATCTGGAAAATCAGCATCCCTTTGAGCAGCGTGGCTTTACCGGGAAAACGCATACGGGCAAAGGCGTAGGCACAGGTTGTTGACAGCGCCACGATACCCATCGCGGTGATCCCGGCGATTTTCACCGAGTTCCACAGCCATAACAGCACCGGGAAGGGGGGCGGCGTGACGCGGCCATCAGCATGTTCAACGCTGAAGCCCAGCGCCAG
The DNA window shown above is from Citrobacter farmeri and carries:
- the malG gene encoding maltose ABC transporter permease MalG, which gives rise to MAMVQPKSQKLRLFITHFGLLIFIAAIMFPLLMVIAISLREGNFATGSLIPEKISWEHWRLALGFSVEHADGRVTPPPFPVLLWLWNSVKIAGITAMGIVALSTTCAYAFARMRFPGKATLLKGMLIFQMFPAVLSLVALYALFDRLGQYIPFIGLNTHGGVIFAYLGGIALHVWTIKGYFETIDGSLEEAAALDGATPWQAFRLVLLPLSVPILAVVFILSFIAAITEVPVASLLLRDVDSYTLAVGMQQYLNPQNYLWGDFAAAAVLSAIPITLVFLLAQRWLVNGLTAGGVKG